Proteins encoded together in one Lathyrus oleraceus cultivar Zhongwan6 chromosome 5, CAAS_Psat_ZW6_1.0, whole genome shotgun sequence window:
- the LOC127082821 gene encoding protein ALTERED PHOSPHATE STARVATION RESPONSE 1, producing the protein MGCGGSKVEEFPVVTLCRERKQFLKNASDQRYALAVAHVAYMQSLKDIGEALRKFSDRDLFLPTTSTSSSSSFSSPVLTLPSHEGKSKDGSSHHISSSSPSHDGSGSHLHLSSGSEVSSPSPDHIHDHRTPEPQYEPGPEPEPEQPSSSNGYNYPFPYPYPYQQDWTQTQPGVNNYAYYMKKSAPRGKSMIYQEPENRVAESGQWTGSPYGYGYAGMNGNAGGYYGFPAGPSSSPTPPPPPPAPPSPPRVSTWDFLNFFEAVDNGYSGYGNYRSGLGLASSASSPDSKDVREREGIPELEDETEQETVEVKEVKEASYEKKKKVEEKEEKEEIDKGRDFGEGTSNSKEVPMQQVSSSEGSSKTVRFHTSESSGGSSSSIEKKSPDSVVSKGSPRKKGVSFEIEGDEAATVTTVEIDGEGSILSSLTALSPHGTRDLKEVVREIRDEFETASNHGKEVAFLLEACKPPYQSRVAAFRVILSRILQMLAPSGPPSHPPSGPPIHFSSRTMKLAKAYCGEPEKELISNPINLSSTLEKLYAWEKKLYKEVKDEERLRAIYEKQCKRLKALDDRGAESTKLDATETSIRKLLTKINICIRSVEKISVRIHKLRDEELEPQLAALITGLIRMWKFMFQCHQKQFQVIMESKTQSLKLNTGLQRDEGLKAIMELERELLKWCTQFNNWVGTQKSYVENLNGWLIRCLHDEPEETADGVVPFSPSRIGAPPAFIICNDWQQAMNRISEKEVAEAMGEFAQKLHELWERQDEEQRRKIRAEYLTEDFEKQLKALRTEMGSSKQKHCELSGKTKLSKFTSDSGVSPLDDLKVDLDSMKKRLHEERARHKEAIRLVRDAASNSLQTGLIPIFKTLESFTSEVVKAHEQVRLQNTAAS; encoded by the exons ATGGGCTGCGGGGGCTCCAAGGTGGAGGAGTTCCCCGTGGTAACTCTTTGCCGAGAAAGAAAACAGTTTCTCAAAAACGCCTCCGATCAACGCTACGCTCTAGCCGTCGCGCATGTCGCTTATATGCAATCCCTCAAAGATATCGGCGAAGCTCTTCGGAAATTCTCCGATCGGGATCTCTTTCTTCCGACAACTTctacttcttcttcatcttcgTTTTCTTCCCCTGTTCTCACATTGCCTTCACATGAAGGTAAATCAAAAGATGGTAGTAGCCATCACATTTCGTCTTCTTCACCTTCCCACGATGGTTCTGGTTCTCACTTGCATCTTTCTTCTGGATCCGAGGTAAGTTCTCCTTCTCCAGATCATATTCATGATCATCGAACACCCGAGCCTCAATACGAACCTGGACCCGAACCCGAACCAGAGCAACCTTCATCTTCGAACGGGTATAACTATCCATTTCCGTATCCGTATCCGTATCAACAAGATTGGACTCAAACTCAACCAGGGGTTAATAATTATGCATATTATATGAAGAAATCTGCACCTCGTGGAAAATCTATGATCTATCAAGAACCAGAGAATCGCGTGGCAGAATCAGGACAATGGACTGGTTCTCCTTATGGTTATGGTTATGCTGGTATGAACGGGAATGCTGGTGGTTATTATGGTTTTCCGGCGGGGCCTTCGTCTTCTCCGACTCCACCTCCTCCGCCTCCTGCTCCACCTTCGCCCCCACGAGTCTCCACTTGggattttctgaatttttttgaGGCTGTTGATAATGGTTATTCAGGTTATGGAAATTACAGATCAGGGTTAGGGTTAGCGTCGAGTGCGAGTAGTCCTGATTCGAAAGATGTGAGGGAGAGGGAAGGGATTCCTGAACTAGAAGATGAAACCGAACAGGAAACGGTGGAGGTGAAGGAGGTGAAGGAGGCTAGTTACGAGAAGAAGAAGAAAGTGGAGGAGAAAGAGGAAAAGGAAGAGATTGATAAAGGTAGAGATTTTGGTGAAGGAACTTCGAATTCGAAAGAAGTGCCAATGCAACAGGTGAGTAGTAGTGAGGGAAGTTCGAAAACAGTGCGGTTTCATACTAGCGAAAGTAGTGGTGGTTCCAGTTCTTCTATTGAAAAAAAGAGTCCTGATAGTGTTGTTTCTAAAGGGTCTCCTAGAAAGAAGGGTGTGAGTTTTGAGATTGAGGGTGATGAAGCTGCAACTGTTACCACTGTGGAGATTGATGGCGAGGGTTCTATTTTGAGTAGCTTAACCGCTTTGTCTCCACATGGAACTAGGGATCTTAAAGAGGTTGTTAGAGAAATTAGAGATGAGTTTGAGACTGCTTCTAATCATGGAAAAGAGGTTGCGTTTCTTCTCGAGGCTTGCAAACCACCTTATCAGTCAAGGGTTGCTGCATTTAGAG TTATCTTATCAAGGATCTTGCAGATGCTAGCACCTTCTGGGCCACCTTCACATCCTCCATCTGGGCCACCGATACATTTTTCTTCTAGGACAATGAAATTGGCAAAAGCATACTGTGGAGAGCCTGAGAAAGAGTTAATCTCAAATCCGATCAACCTTTCATCTACATTGGAGAAACTTTATGCATGGGAAAAGAAATTGTACAAGGAAGTTAAG GATGAAGAGAGGTTAAGAGCCATTTACGAGAAACAGTGCAAGAGATTGAAAGCATTGGATGATCGAGGAGCTGAATCTACCAAACTAGATGCTACCGAGACATCAATAAGAAAGTTGCTGACAAAAATAAACATTTGCATCAGAAGTGTTGAAAAAATATCAGTCAGGATACATAAATTGAGGGACGAGGAATTGGAGCCTCAGCTTGCGGCATTAATTACCGG ATTGATAAGAATGTGGAAATTCATGTTCCAATGCCACCAGAAGCAGTTCCAGGTTATCATGGAGAGTAAAACTCAATCTCTCAAGTTAAACACAGGTTTGCAAAGAGATGAAGGCTTGAAAGCCATTATGGAACTTGAAAGGGAGCTTTTGAAGTGGTGCACTCAGTTCAACAATTGGGTTGGGACCCAAAAATCTTATGTTGAAAACTTGAATGGGTGGCTCATAAGGTGCCTTCATGATGAACCTGAAGAAACAGCCGATGGTGTTGTCCCTTTCTCTCCAAGTAGGATAGGAGCTCCACCAGCTTTCATAATCTGCAACGATTGGCAGCAAGCAATGAATAGAATTTCAGAAAAAGAGGTGGCGGAAGCTATGGGCGAGTTTGCTCAAAAACTGCATGAGCTATGGGAGAGGCAAGATGAAGAACAAAGGAGGAAAATCAGGGCGGAGTATCTCACCGAGGATTTTGAAAAACAACTTAAAGCTTTGCGCACCGAAATGGGAAGCTCAAAACAGAAGCATTGCGAACTTTCAGGAAAGACTAAATTGTCGAAGTTCACTTCTGATAGTGGTGTTTCACCACTAGATGATCTAAAGGTGGATTTAGATTCTATGAAGAAGAGACTGCATGAAGAGAGGGCCAGACATAAAGAAGCCATTAGGCTTGTTCGCGATGCAGCTTCGAATAGTTTACAAACTGGTTTGATTCCCATTTTTAAGACATTAGAAAGTTTCACGTCAGAGGTGGTGAAAGCTCATGAGCAAGTCAGACTTCAAAACACCGCGGCCTCATAG